A stretch of Effusibacillus lacus DNA encodes these proteins:
- a CDS encoding carboxypeptidase-like regulatory domain-containing protein, protein MNNEEFTGRYHDGWVSRRFVLPLRNIKKESSLTIEGRRLPYPEKLDLSIYVNGQLIHQASNLGGQFSIRAEIPPLFRGNLEIVASDTFVPKEKGINEDERKLSFLLDEIIVPGLPDLMEPYVNIFSFKPSKKVYFLEEEVWDELSFLLADTYKIPDKEMLEPLKGGEWWGKIQPLPSSSLKGTVYDKFSGQPLEKAEVQIFDRDQNLIMEIPVHHTGDYEFNGLAPGEYMVKGTSKTYGDQEIRVQVAGYGKLIHIPMLPLS, encoded by the coding sequence CGCTTCGGAATATTAAGAAGGAATCCTCCCTGACTATTGAAGGCCGCAGACTGCCTTATCCGGAAAAATTGGATCTTTCCATCTATGTGAACGGACAATTGATTCATCAAGCAAGCAATCTTGGCGGACAGTTTTCGATTCGTGCCGAAATTCCGCCGCTGTTCAGGGGAAATTTGGAGATTGTGGCGAGCGATACATTTGTTCCCAAGGAAAAAGGAATCAACGAAGACGAGCGAAAACTTTCCTTTTTATTGGATGAAATCATCGTTCCCGGTCTGCCGGATCTAATGGAGCCCTACGTCAATATATTCAGCTTTAAACCATCGAAAAAGGTTTATTTTTTGGAAGAAGAGGTATGGGATGAATTGTCCTTTTTACTGGCTGACACTTACAAGATTCCTGACAAGGAAATGTTGGAACCGTTAAAAGGAGGAGAATGGTGGGGGAAGATTCAACCTTTACCGTCTTCTTCGTTAAAAGGGACAGTGTATGACAAATTTTCCGGTCAACCCTTAGAAAAGGCGGAAGTTCAGATTTTTGACAGGGATCAGAATCTCATAATGGAAATCCCGGTTCATCACACGGGGGACTATGAGTTCAACGGACTGGCGCCGGGAGAATATATGGTAAAAGGAACATCGAAAACATATGGGGACCAGGAAATCAGAGTCCAGGTAGCCGGATATGGAAAACTCATTCATATTCCGATGCTGCCGCTTTCCTGA
- a CDS encoding YheC/YheD family endospore coat-associated protein has protein sequence MEEQKADLGVLLDESQLKAALQESYGFEYLPFYVRTAKRAGVNVIFFTLPPSPLKTGRIRAYAWNSSTKSYQADTYTIPSVIHNRLIVSKANLRKIRGLLPKHAILYNGLTRFDKWEVHRLLSQNPDTLQYLPITEVFRSQKQVSHWLQQYDNVYLKPCNGSLGMGVIRLRQETDQLEVSHSNKGSSLHFEIPMDGFGGLQKSIRRRPYLIQEGISLLQISEQPVDFRVSVQKGAAGEWTVSGVVGKVGVPGAHATNLAVGGKAISATEILTTAFEKQKADQIYADMKEAALKIAKQLETIGPFMADFGLDLAVTMDGTIKFIEANGRDLRITFRDAKKPQMWRRTFQNPILYGVYLLGSNHAEQGSETAGTEKQDSSKGDGKWKKFRSAKR, from the coding sequence TTGGAAGAGCAAAAGGCGGATCTGGGAGTGCTGTTGGATGAGTCTCAATTAAAGGCGGCATTGCAAGAAAGCTACGGTTTTGAATATTTGCCGTTTTATGTCAGGACGGCCAAGAGAGCCGGGGTCAACGTGATCTTTTTCACTCTTCCTCCATCGCCCTTGAAAACAGGGCGGATACGGGCATACGCCTGGAATTCGTCAACAAAAAGCTATCAGGCTGACACATACACGATTCCTTCCGTAATACACAATCGACTGATTGTGTCGAAAGCCAATCTGCGAAAAATTCGGGGGCTGCTCCCGAAACACGCAATCCTATACAACGGGCTTACCCGGTTCGATAAGTGGGAAGTACACAGACTGCTCTCCCAAAATCCGGATACTCTGCAATATTTACCGATAACAGAGGTATTCCGGTCTCAAAAGCAGGTCTCGCATTGGCTGCAGCAATATGACAACGTGTACCTCAAGCCCTGCAACGGAAGTTTAGGGATGGGAGTGATCCGGCTACGGCAAGAGACTGACCAGCTTGAGGTATCCCATAGCAATAAAGGAAGTTCACTGCACTTTGAAATCCCGATGGACGGATTTGGGGGACTTCAGAAGAGCATCAGAAGGCGCCCCTATCTGATACAGGAAGGGATCTCGTTGCTGCAGATTTCTGAGCAACCGGTAGATTTTCGGGTGTCCGTTCAGAAGGGTGCCGCAGGCGAGTGGACCGTTTCAGGGGTCGTAGGCAAGGTGGGAGTTCCGGGTGCTCACGCAACGAATCTGGCTGTCGGGGGGAAAGCAATCTCGGCTACTGAGATATTAACGACCGCATTCGAAAAGCAAAAAGCCGATCAGATCTATGCGGATATGAAAGAGGCCGCATTGAAAATCGCCAAACAGCTTGAGACGATCGGTCCCTTCATGGCCGATTTCGGTTTGGACCTGGCTGTTACTATGGATGGCACGATTAAATTTATTGAAGCGAACGGAAGGGACTTGCGCATCACATTTCGGGACGCCAAAAAGCCTCAAATGTGGCGGCGTACATTTCAAAACCCGATTTTATACGGAGTTTACCTGTTGGGTTCCAATCACGCAGAGCAAGGAAGTGAAACTGCGGGGACGGAAAAACAGGACAGTTCTAAGGGGGACGGGAAGTGGAAAAAATTTCGTTCGGCAAAACGCTGA
- a CDS encoding glycosyltransferase family 4 protein yields the protein MKLAFICTEKLPCPAIKGGAIQILIDGVSPILSKNYELTIFSIQDPSLPNREKRGRIEYIRLPSGKRYPEAVAKELGKGNYDVIHVFNRPKNVPIYAKAAPKSRFVLSLHNEMFAKEKISAKEAEEAIRSVRTIMTVSDYIGRTIVKRFPSAKNKVRTVYSGADLSTFIPVWSKEGIRIREKVRKKIGAEGKKIILFVGRLSANKGPHILIKSLKYLLNKHKDVVLVIVGGKWFSDNSIDGYVRSLHKLAKPFKKQVIFTKHVAPKEIPKYYLAADVFICSSQWQEPLARVHYEALAAGLPVITTKRGGNAEIVKHKQNGIVIKDYKNPKAFAEAIDSLLSNPQKAAKMAQKGRQFVKTNYQFKHVAHRLERVYLEAVGGILQ from the coding sequence ATGAAACTTGCGTTCATTTGTACCGAGAAGCTTCCTTGTCCCGCAATCAAGGGAGGGGCTATTCAGATTTTAATTGACGGTGTTTCTCCTATTCTCAGCAAGAACTATGAACTTACGATCTTTTCAATACAAGATCCGAGTTTACCAAACAGAGAGAAACGGGGACGGATTGAATATATCCGACTTCCCTCCGGGAAACGATATCCGGAAGCTGTAGCCAAAGAATTGGGAAAAGGGAATTATGATGTTATTCATGTATTCAACCGCCCCAAAAACGTTCCGATATATGCCAAAGCGGCCCCCAAAAGCCGTTTTGTTTTAAGCCTTCACAACGAAATGTTCGCAAAAGAGAAAATTTCAGCAAAAGAAGCGGAAGAAGCGATACGGTCCGTCAGGACAATCATGACAGTAAGCGATTACATCGGACGGACAATCGTGAAACGGTTTCCCTCCGCCAAAAACAAGGTGCGTACGGTTTACTCAGGGGCAGATCTGAGCACGTTCATACCCGTCTGGTCAAAGGAGGGTATCAGGATTCGGGAGAAAGTACGAAAGAAAATCGGAGCAGAGGGGAAAAAGATAATCCTGTTCGTGGGGCGTCTGAGTGCTAATAAAGGCCCTCATATTCTGATCAAGTCACTAAAATATCTGCTGAATAAGCATAAAGATGTCGTTCTGGTGATCGTCGGGGGCAAATGGTTCAGCGACAACAGTATCGACGGTTATGTGCGTTCGCTGCATAAGTTGGCGAAGCCGTTTAAAAAGCAAGTAATATTCACAAAACATGTTGCACCTAAAGAGATCCCCAAATACTATCTTGCGGCAGATGTGTTTATCTGCAGTTCCCAATGGCAGGAACCGCTGGCGCGTGTACACTATGAAGCATTGGCCGCTGGTCTGCCCGTTATCACCACCAAGCGGGGCGGCAACGCGGAAATTGTAAAACATAAACAAAACGGTATCGTGATTAAAGACTATAAAAATCCAAAGGCTTTCGCGGAAGCAATTGATTCGCTTCTGTCAAATCCCCAAAAGGCAGCCAAAATGGCGCAAAAAGGACGGCAGTTCGTCAAAACCAACTATCAGTTCAAACATGTGGCGCATAGGCTGGAGAGAGTTTATTTGGAAGCGGTCGGGGGGATATTGCAGTGA
- a CDS encoding CotS family spore coat protein, which translates to MGKQSNRLDQRVLAAYKLKPETVRVIQGGEQRTVWKIKSPKGTFCLKRLGRPLEKVHFSIQAHSYLAAKKANVPGIFRNAQGALYTEIDGHVYVLYQWIEGRDLHLDRSDHLKKAIHGLARFHKDSIGFVPAVNCKESTKWGKWPDHYRSMLERMKAWKKSKISSPTAELYRKYSDQMIRQGEQALKLLKASDYRAWLSRSEKMKCLCHQDYGEGNALLTQDGVVVLDLDSVTYDLPLRDLRKVILKQMSERGKWEPKLLEKIIAWYTSVHSLTSDQLRILYIDCFFPHLFHDTAKNPLQKGKSISSDKMMRTVKLENEKAGHLQRLLSG; encoded by the coding sequence ATGGGCAAACAGTCAAACAGATTGGATCAAAGGGTACTGGCCGCCTACAAGTTGAAACCGGAGACTGTGCGGGTCATTCAAGGAGGCGAGCAAAGAACAGTCTGGAAAATAAAATCGCCGAAAGGAACCTTCTGTTTGAAGAGATTGGGTCGCCCGCTGGAGAAAGTCCATTTTTCAATTCAGGCCCATTCTTACCTGGCAGCAAAAAAAGCGAATGTTCCCGGCATTTTTCGAAACGCTCAAGGAGCACTTTATACGGAAATAGACGGTCATGTTTACGTGTTATACCAGTGGATAGAGGGAAGGGATCTGCACCTTGACAGGTCGGATCATCTCAAAAAAGCGATCCACGGTTTAGCCCGTTTTCACAAGGATTCAATCGGGTTTGTTCCCGCCGTTAACTGCAAAGAATCTACCAAATGGGGCAAATGGCCCGATCACTATCGATCGATGCTGGAAAGAATGAAGGCATGGAAGAAATCGAAGATTTCCTCCCCGACAGCGGAACTTTATCGCAAATACTCGGATCAAATGATTCGACAAGGGGAACAGGCTTTGAAGTTGCTTAAAGCATCGGATTACCGAGCTTGGTTAAGCCGCTCCGAGAAAATGAAATGCTTATGTCATCAAGACTATGGAGAGGGCAACGCACTGCTGACCCAAGACGGTGTCGTCGTTCTAGATCTTGACAGCGTCACCTATGATCTGCCTTTGCGGGACCTGCGGAAGGTAATCCTGAAGCAGATGAGTGAACGGGGAAAGTGGGAACCCAAGCTCCTCGAAAAGATAATTGCATGGTACACATCTGTCCATTCTTTAACCTCTGATCAACTGCGCATCTTGTACATCGACTGTTTCTTCCCGCACTTGTTCCACGATACTGCCAAGAATCCTTTGCAGAAGGGGAAATCGATATCTTCCGACAAAATGATGCGAACGGTGAAACTGGAAAATGAAAAAGCTGGGCACCTGCAAAGACTTCTATCGGGTTAG
- a CDS encoding glycosyltransferase family 2 protein — protein sequence MPKVSVIIPTYNRGSFVIHAIESVLAQTFKDYEIIVVDDGSADNTRELVKKYGDKVRYIHQKNQGPSAARNTGIRHAKGKYIAFCDSDDRFLPDKLQKQMDYIKRHPDCRFLYTWYYNVDAEGRRTKLRKPTKCKGREHLQYCLFTRRFTIRTSTVLIHKKCFQKVGMFNEKYLYSQDWDMWLRLASRYRGDCLQEPLSEYLLHGNNRSSLSVKTYHPEIIKSTLKLYGWSNKKLKKLEKKYGIKRRKH from the coding sequence GTGCCGAAAGTCAGCGTTATCATACCGACCTATAACAGAGGGTCGTTTGTCATCCATGCGATTGAAAGCGTCCTGGCTCAAACCTTTAAAGACTATGAAATTATTGTTGTGGATGACGGTTCTGCCGATAATACCCGGGAACTCGTGAAAAAGTACGGCGACAAGGTACGCTATATCCATCAGAAAAATCAAGGACCTTCCGCAGCCCGAAATACGGGGATACGACATGCAAAAGGGAAATACATCGCCTTTTGCGATTCGGACGACCGCTTTCTGCCCGACAAGCTGCAGAAACAAATGGACTATATCAAGCGCCATCCCGACTGCCGGTTTCTATACACCTGGTACTACAACGTTGACGCCGAGGGAAGAAGAACCAAGCTGAGAAAGCCGACAAAGTGCAAAGGCAGGGAGCATCTGCAGTACTGCTTGTTCACTCGCCGTTTCACCATCCGAACTTCAACAGTCTTGATTCACAAAAAATGTTTTCAAAAAGTCGGAATGTTCAATGAAAAATATCTCTACTCCCAGGACTGGGATATGTGGCTGCGTCTGGCTTCCCGCTACCGGGGGGATTGCCTGCAAGAACCGTTGTCCGAATACTTGCTGCACGGTAATAACCGCAGCAGCCTGAGTGTGAAGACCTATCATCCGGAAATCATCAAATCCACCCTGAAACTCTATGGCTGGAGTAATAAGAAACTGAAAAAACTCGAGAAAAAATACGGAATAAAACGCAGAAAACACTAG
- a CDS encoding glycosyltransferase, whose translation MKPSRVKSLLGIPENEQFILVQMGGGIGKYRYAYMREWYEKVNKLQLPYRIVIANQLNGVDYQFRHGIIRAPLFSNGSDLVNAASLVISKPGMGILTDCISTGTPLLALPADSKEREVKNMMLRDLTGSSLCLASNQLSPEDLAHRVENVLSNASRIERAFQKIPRNGAEIVAKSLKLLSGRSLKDLPDIYSEILKLTPFNVK comes from the coding sequence ATGAAACCGTCTCGGGTCAAATCCCTGTTGGGAATTCCTGAGAACGAACAGTTTATTCTTGTTCAAATGGGAGGTGGAATCGGGAAGTACCGATATGCTTACATGCGGGAGTGGTACGAAAAAGTAAACAAACTTCAACTCCCTTACCGAATAGTAATCGCCAACCAATTGAATGGAGTTGACTACCAATTCAGACATGGGATCATCAGGGCCCCCTTATTTTCAAACGGTAGCGATCTGGTTAACGCTGCATCCCTTGTGATCAGCAAACCCGGTATGGGAATTCTTACAGATTGCATCTCCACAGGAACTCCATTGCTTGCTTTGCCTGCCGATTCTAAAGAAAGGGAAGTGAAGAACATGATGCTGCGGGATCTTACAGGCAGCAGCCTTTGCTTGGCCTCCAACCAACTTAGTCCGGAGGACCTGGCTCATCGGGTGGAAAATGTGTTGTCCAACGCTTCCCGAATTGAACGTGCCTTTCAGAAAATACCCCGAAACGGTGCGGAGATAGTAGCAAAGTCTTTAAAATTGCTGTCAGGTCGTTCTCTGAAGGATTTACCTGACATTTACAGTGAAATCCTTAAACTGACTCCTTTCAACGTCAAGTGA
- a CDS encoding glycosyltransferase family 4 protein, with protein MKILLATYWYLPHVGGVSTYVYTLKRELEKMGHEVDIFAHHPDMQKYYMPNNGRYIDKPKIKDPIYEKMMTYYEQYLPQVDPWIRWRDIERYSFEAAAAVFGLKKYDLIHTQDLVSTRALWRVKSNDTPLIATIHGCLATEFIYSREIKSKNSLPWHYVSAEEYYGSTSSNITMVPTHWLKNLLSTDFNVPGSHLTVVPYGMDINAFFKKMNAKTAVNVPPDKKILVCPARLVPVKGHKHLLNALAKLKEERDDWLCWLIGDGRLRRKLEKQTISLNLQDHVIFMGNRQDVPALLKQADIFVLPSLQDNHPFSVMEAQVAGKAVVVSDAGGIPEMVTHKITGLISPAGESELLFQNLKRVIENDSLRCQLGENAQQWGMLQWSLDTMMERILTIYEKVTPNLRKGGIRGGRKKQTN; from the coding sequence ATGAAGATCTTGCTGGCAACTTATTGGTATCTTCCCCATGTGGGTGGTGTATCAACCTATGTTTATACGCTTAAACGAGAGTTGGAGAAAATGGGGCATGAAGTTGATATTTTTGCCCATCATCCTGACATGCAAAAATACTACATGCCAAACAATGGACGTTACATTGACAAACCTAAAATCAAAGACCCGATTTACGAGAAAATGATGACCTATTACGAACAATATCTGCCCCAGGTTGACCCCTGGATTCGCTGGAGAGACATCGAACGTTACAGTTTTGAAGCCGCAGCTGCCGTTTTTGGCCTGAAAAAGTATGATTTGATCCATACCCAAGACTTGGTTTCCACCAGAGCTTTGTGGCGCGTGAAATCAAATGACACCCCATTAATTGCTACCATCCATGGATGTCTCGCTACAGAATTCATTTATTCCAGGGAAATCAAAAGCAAAAATTCTCTCCCCTGGCACTATGTCTCCGCCGAAGAATACTACGGATCCACATCGAGCAACATTACAATGGTCCCGACACATTGGCTGAAGAACCTGTTAAGCACAGATTTTAATGTCCCGGGTTCCCACCTGACTGTCGTTCCTTACGGTATGGATATAAACGCTTTCTTTAAGAAAATGAATGCCAAAACTGCGGTAAATGTCCCTCCAGACAAAAAAATTCTCGTTTGTCCGGCACGTCTTGTCCCGGTTAAAGGGCACAAGCATCTCCTCAATGCATTGGCAAAGCTGAAGGAAGAACGCGATGACTGGCTTTGTTGGCTGATTGGAGACGGAAGATTACGCAGGAAACTGGAAAAACAGACAATATCCTTAAATCTTCAGGATCACGTGATTTTCATGGGAAACCGACAGGACGTTCCGGCCTTGCTCAAACAAGCGGACATATTCGTACTGCCCAGCCTGCAAGACAACCATCCTTTCTCCGTGATGGAAGCACAGGTTGCCGGTAAAGCAGTTGTAGTGTCTGACGCCGGAGGCATACCGGAAATGGTGACTCATAAAATAACCGGCCTTATCTCCCCTGCAGGTGAAAGCGAACTTTTATTTCAAAACCTGAAAAGGGTGATAGAAAACGATTCCCTGCGCTGCCAGTTGGGTGAGAACGCCCAACAATGGGGCATGCTGCAATGGTCTTTGGATACCATGATGGAGCGAATTTTGACTATCTATGAAAAAGTGACTCCGAATCTTCGAAAAGGGGGGATTCGCGGTGGACGGAAAAAACAAACAAACTAA
- a CDS encoding glycosyltransferase family 4 protein: MKILLATFWYLPHVGGVDTYLRILREGLEKRGHQVDIMAHHPPMNSVYLVTGERVVEKKPILFPMHDMMMDYFDQELPDLDNWARYREIERYVFEMASVLLGLDDYDIIHTHDVISTRAFSRVKPANIPHVATIHGLLMEEFFITKEIEQEGTMRWKYSFVEEHLGASSPDATILPSEWLRREYINRFFVPPDNLTVIPYGLNTEKIIRETDSIKRIPRSDNKLVIICPARLVPYKGQRYLLEALAKLTGFRDDFVCQFAGDGQMRKELEELAEELNLQDHVEFLGNRKDIHYLFKQADLFVLPTLVENHSLAVMEAQVTGLPVITTRVGGNPELVSHLHTGMLVEPRSVMELCQAILTLMNNPELRKNMAENSKHWARKYWRPDIMVERTLDVYRKAADKYK; the protein is encoded by the coding sequence ATGAAAATATTGTTGGCAACGTTCTGGTATTTACCGCATGTGGGCGGGGTGGATACCTACTTGCGGATCTTAAGGGAAGGATTGGAGAAGCGGGGACATCAGGTGGACATCATGGCGCATCACCCGCCTATGAATTCTGTTTATTTGGTTACAGGTGAAAGGGTCGTCGAGAAAAAACCAATCCTTTTCCCGATGCACGATATGATGATGGATTACTTTGACCAGGAACTGCCGGATCTGGACAATTGGGCCCGTTATCGGGAGATTGAACGATATGTGTTTGAGATGGCATCCGTGTTACTGGGATTGGATGATTATGACATCATTCACACCCACGATGTCATTTCAACAAGGGCATTTTCCAGAGTGAAACCTGCAAACATCCCTCACGTAGCCACTATCCACGGATTATTGATGGAGGAGTTTTTCATAACCAAAGAAATTGAGCAAGAAGGGACGATGCGATGGAAATACAGTTTTGTCGAAGAACATCTCGGAGCTTCCTCGCCGGATGCCACAATTCTGCCAAGTGAATGGCTGCGCAGGGAATATATCAACCGTTTCTTTGTCCCCCCCGACAATTTAACGGTGATTCCGTACGGGTTAAACACTGAGAAAATCATACGGGAAACGGATTCGATCAAACGCATTCCCCGGTCGGACAATAAGTTGGTGATCATCTGTCCGGCACGGTTGGTACCATACAAGGGACAGCGTTATCTGTTGGAGGCGCTTGCCAAACTAACCGGGTTCCGGGATGACTTTGTCTGTCAATTTGCCGGAGACGGCCAAATGAGAAAAGAATTGGAAGAACTGGCTGAAGAATTGAATTTGCAGGATCATGTCGAATTTTTGGGCAACCGAAAGGACATACATTACTTATTCAAACAGGCGGATCTATTCGTTCTGCCCACTTTGGTGGAAAACCATTCTTTAGCCGTGATGGAGGCACAAGTGACAGGACTTCCCGTAATCACCACCCGTGTGGGGGGAAATCCTGAACTGGTAAGTCACCTGCACACCGGTATGCTGGTGGAACCCCGCAGCGTCATGGAGTTATGCCAAGCGATTCTGACTCTTATGAATAACCCCGAATTACGAAAGAACATGGCAGAAAACAGCAAACACTGGGCCAGAAAATACTGGCGTCCGGATATCATGGTGGAACGGACACTGGATGTATACAGAAAAGCAGCTGATAAATACAAATGA
- a CDS encoding CotS family spore coat protein: MKEPIEVVLRQYPLKVKRVTVISYKGKKGVWKVDTDRGTKILKKFPGSKSRLRFILAAVEHLQKGGVRIPKIVTARSGEEFAEAGGSCFVLSDYEAGPNPEYDSKQELQEIMKALAIFHRASKGFNPPAGTDSREHLGKWADGYRKHLEDLEKFKRMAARDKSKFSTLFLQHADTYIRQGKQALAIIESGVYTQWCRKVRQHKNLCHQDFASGNLVRTKRGIVVLDMDSLTYDVPARDLRKIMNKVMKKKEWSREKATRMLSAYHSVNPLSDDEYRVLYADLLFPNLFYGISSKYFQRREKEWNSDKFLEKLKLMVRSEQAKQSVLADWDRIIKQVRSGKE, encoded by the coding sequence GTGAAAGAACCGATTGAAGTGGTGCTTAGGCAGTATCCGCTTAAGGTCAAACGGGTCACTGTCATTTCTTACAAAGGAAAAAAAGGGGTCTGGAAGGTCGATACTGACCGCGGAACAAAAATACTGAAAAAGTTTCCGGGCTCCAAAAGCCGTCTGCGTTTCATACTGGCCGCAGTAGAACATCTGCAAAAAGGTGGTGTTCGCATCCCCAAGATCGTAACTGCCCGATCGGGCGAGGAATTTGCGGAAGCGGGCGGCAGTTGCTTTGTCTTGAGTGATTACGAGGCCGGACCCAACCCTGAATATGATTCCAAACAGGAACTGCAGGAGATTATGAAGGCACTCGCAATTTTTCACCGGGCATCGAAAGGATTCAATCCGCCCGCAGGAACTGACAGCAGGGAGCATCTTGGGAAATGGGCAGACGGCTATCGTAAGCATCTTGAGGATCTTGAAAAATTTAAGCGGATGGCTGCCCGGGACAAAAGTAAATTTTCCACCCTCTTCCTTCAACATGCCGATACCTATATTCGTCAAGGCAAGCAGGCACTGGCGATTATCGAATCCGGTGTTTACACTCAATGGTGCCGCAAAGTGAGGCAGCATAAAAACCTCTGCCATCAGGATTTCGCATCCGGTAACCTGGTCCGGACCAAACGAGGAATAGTGGTACTCGATATGGACTCCCTCACTTATGATGTCCCGGCGCGGGATTTGCGCAAAATCATGAACAAGGTCATGAAAAAAAAGGAGTGGAGCCGAGAAAAGGCCACTCGTATGCTATCAGCTTATCATTCGGTCAATCCGTTGTCTGACGACGAATATCGGGTGCTGTACGCGGATTTGCTATTCCCGAATCTGTTTTACGGGATCAGCAGCAAGTACTTTCAAAGAAGGGAAAAGGAATGGAATTCCGACAAGTTTCTGGAGAAGCTTAAGCTGATGGTCCGGTCTGAGCAAGCGAAGCAGAGTGTGCTTGCCGATTGGGACCGCATTATCAAGCAGGTCAGAAGCGGAAAGGAGTAG
- a CDS encoding glycosyltransferase yields MSRIAVIRSWYLPSSETFIYSELINLSKVAPIVCTKKVMNLERFPFHSIYLFKKSNELEKVLKKRNIDLIHARFGTTAVELLDLKKKLGVPMLTSFHGFDLPSNKVSYKKYKGKLQQLFQEGEAFTVTSNNMKKILMDYGCPKNKIIVHYSGIDVDRFEFKERKIPENNKIRLLCVGRMVEKKGMKYLINAFHRVYKIYPNIRLHIAGDGPLRKKLKKQVKELKIEGKVKFLGEISHKEVVKEMHKAHIFVLASVTGKHGNQEGIPNVLKEAMATGMPVISTKHAGIPELVRDGKSGFLVDEKDSKKLAERILDLIRNPDLWIKMGKKGRDTVKRKFNSAKQVEELEKIYDILLKK; encoded by the coding sequence GTGAGCAGGATAGCAGTAATCCGGTCCTGGTATCTGCCGTCAAGTGAAACTTTCATCTATTCGGAATTGATTAATCTCAGCAAGGTAGCCCCGATCGTTTGCACGAAAAAGGTCATGAACCTGGAGCGTTTTCCCTTTCATTCGATCTATCTGTTTAAAAAATCGAATGAATTGGAAAAGGTTCTGAAGAAGAGAAATATCGATCTGATTCATGCACGGTTTGGGACGACAGCGGTTGAATTGCTTGATCTCAAAAAAAAGTTGGGAGTACCGATGCTAACCTCATTTCACGGATTTGATCTCCCATCCAACAAGGTCAGCTACAAGAAATACAAAGGGAAGCTGCAGCAATTGTTTCAAGAAGGGGAAGCATTCACGGTTACTTCGAACAACATGAAAAAAATACTGATGGATTACGGTTGTCCCAAAAATAAAATTATCGTGCATTACAGCGGCATAGATGTTGATCGATTCGAGTTCAAAGAACGAAAAATTCCTGAAAATAACAAAATCAGACTGCTTTGTGTTGGCCGAATGGTAGAGAAAAAAGGAATGAAATATCTGATTAATGCTTTTCACCGTGTTTACAAAATATATCCGAATATCCGGCTCCACATTGCGGGAGACGGACCGCTCCGCAAAAAGCTGAAGAAACAGGTGAAAGAACTGAAAATCGAGGGGAAGGTTAAATTTCTCGGTGAAATTTCGCATAAAGAAGTCGTTAAAGAAATGCACAAGGCACACATCTTTGTGCTGGCGAGTGTAACCGGCAAACACGGGAATCAGGAAGGCATCCCGAATGTGCTTAAGGAAGCGATGGCCACCGGAATGCCGGTGATTTCCACAAAGCATGCGGGAATACCGGAGCTGGTTCGTGATGGAAAATCCGGTTTTCTTGTGGATGAAAAAGACTCGAAAAAGTTGGCAGAGAGGATTCTGGATCTGATAAGAAATCCCGACCTGTGGATAAAGATGGGCAAGAAAGGCCGGGACACAGTGAAACGAAAATTCAATTCAGCAAAGCAGGTGGAGGAGTTGGAAAAAATCTATGACATTCTTTTGAAAAAATAG